From the Tenacibaculum dicentrarchi genome, the window GTTGTGGAGTTGTCCTTGAAATACCACCCTTTGCTTATCTAGAATCTAACTCAGCAATGAGAACAGTGCGTGGTGGGTAGTTTGACTGGGGTGGTCGCCTCCAAAAGAGTAACGGAGGCTTCTAAAGGTTCCCTCAGCACGTTTGGTAACCGTGCGTAGAGTGCAATGGCATAAGGGAGCTTGACTGAGAGACATACAGGTCGATCAGGTACGAAAGTAGAGCATAGTGATCCGGTGGTTCCGCATGGAAGGGCCATCGCTCAAAGGATAAAAGGTACTCCGGGGATAACAGGCTGATCTCCCCCAAGAGCTCACATCGACGGGGGGGTTTGGCACCTCGATGTCGGCTCGTCACATCCTGGGGCTGGAGAAGGTCCCAAGGGTTGGGCTGTTCGCCCATTAAAGTGGCACGCGAGCTGGGTTCAGAACGTCGTGAGACAGTTCGGTCTCTATCTGCTGTGGGCGTTAGAAATTTGAGTGGATTTGACTTTAGTACGAGAGGACCGAGTTGAACTAACCTCTGGTGTATCTGTTGTTCCGCCAGGAGCATTGCAGAGTAGCTACGTTGGGAAGGGATAAGCGCTGAAAGCATATAAGCGCGAAACCCACCACAAGATGAGATTTCTTTAAAGGGTCGTGGAAGATTACCACGTTGATAGGATACAGGTGTAAAGGCAGTAATGTCATAGCCGAGTATTACTAATAACCCATAGGCTTATGTAGAAAGTCTTGCGCCCTTACGAGCGCAAGCGAAACTCTTTTGATAATTTATGATATAATTTTTACCAATATGTTAACTTATACAGTTGAAATATACTGAAACGATTTAAGGTGATTATCGCAATGGGGCTCACCTCTTTCCATCCCGAACAGAGAAGTTAAGCCCATTTGCGCCGATGGTACTGCCAATGGTGGGAGAGTAGGTCGTTGCCTTTCTTTGAAACCTCAATCTATAAAGATTGAGGTTTTTTTTGTGTCTTATTTTTTTGTTTTTCTAAAAAAAATATAAAGATTAGTTTATTTACCCAATTAATAAAATTCTTATTAAATAGTAGTGAGTTAGACCTCACAGGTTTCAAAACCTGTGAGGTCTTTTTTGTTTTATCACAGTTCCCTTTTTGATGGGATGCTGGGCTAACTAAATTCAGCATGACGTTTGTTTAATTTTTTCCTTCAAAAATTACTCGTACTCGGACTAACAGGCTAGAGATTGGTGGAATTATAATTGATATATCGATTTATGAAAATTAGCAAAAATGCCTAGCCCCGATTGAAGCTTTATTTGAGCTCTTTTTTTGATTTTTCTTCAAAAAAAAGCGAGTGCGGAAAGCGGGAAATTGCTTCAAAAAATTATTATAACAGCAAATAGTTTTATTTTATATTTTTTGTTAAAATAACTCGAAATTTAAAAAGGTTATTTAAATATATATTTAAAGGATTTACTCTAATTTTATATACTTTGTATTCATATCAAAATATTTGTTCAAAAAATAAAGTAATATTGGATTTTAATTAAAATTTAAAAAATTAAGATATTTTTTAAATATAAAAAACTAGCTCGAATTTTTAATAAATCAAACTAGTTTTTTTAAAGTAACATAAAAAAACATAAAAAATTATATTAAACGTTTTACTTCTTGTTTTAAATATGTAATAGAGGTTTGTGTTGGGTTTTCATTTTGAGAATAATAAATTAAAACACTTTCTCGTAAATCTTTTGCAGTTTCTGCAGTTTCTGAACTGTTTCTAAGATTGGAAATTATAGCTAATTTTGCGGTTAAAACTGCTTTCCAACTATCGTCTGAAACATATAGTTGCTGCACCATATTGTGTTCATATTCCTGTTCTATATTAGCGATTAATAATTGTAGATAACTATTTGTGCTGTCGCCAATAGGGGCTACCCGTATTAGTAATTTTGAAGGATTTATACGTTCGCAAAACAATAATAAACGCTCGTAAGATTGAAGTTTTATAGGTAAACTTTCTTTTCTTTTAGTAACTAGTGCATCAAATTTTTGCTTGTTTTGATCTTGTTGCATAAAAGCACCTAATATGAAATAAGCCACGCCTCCTGTTACTAAAGCAGGTAGTGCATATGCTAATCCTTGAATAATTTTATCTTCCATTTTGCGAATATACAAGTCATAATTAAAATTCTCAATTCAAAATTAAATAATTTTAAATACAATTTTTATATTTTTACATTATTAACAATAAAAAAGGAATAGATTCTTTATAAAACCTAAAAGAATGGTTAAATTTCCGATTTCAAAATCCTTACAAAATTTTTCTATTGAATACTTATTTACAGCAACTTAACGAACCACAAAGAGCAGCCGTTTTACAAAAAGATGGGCCAATGATAATTATAGCAGGAGCAGGATCTGGTAAAACCAGGGTTTTAACCTACCGTATTGCGCATTTAATGGAGCAAGGAGTCGATTCTTTTAATATTTTATCGCTTACTTTTACCAATAAGGCAGCGCGTGAAATGAAAGAACGTATTGGCGGGGTTGTTGGTGTTAGTGAAACTAAAAATTTATGGATGGGAACTTTTCATTCTGTTTTTTCTAGAATTTTACGTTCGGAATCAGATCGTTTAGGGTATCCTTCTAATTTTACTATTTATGATACGCAAGATTCTGTTCGTTTATTATCAACAATTATCAAAGAAATGCAACTTGATAAAGAGCAGTATAAACCAAAGCAAATTTTAAGTAGAATTTCTTCTTTTAAAAATAGCTTGATAACGGTTCGTGCTTATTTTTTAAATCCTGAACTACAACAAGCAGATTTAGAGGCTCGAAGACCTCGAGTTGGTGATATTTATAAGGCTTATGTTGATAGATGCTTCAAAGCTGGAGCAATGGATTTTGATGATTTATTGTTAAGAACAAATGAGTTATTAACTCGTTTTCCTGAAGTTTTAGCAAAATATCAAAGCCGTTTTAAATATATAATGGTTGATGAATATCAGGATACGAATCATTCGCAATATTTAATCGTAAAAGCATTGGCTGATCGGTTTGAAAATATTTGTGTGGTAGGTGACGATTCGCAAAGTATTTATAGCTTTCGTGGGGCAAATATTAATAATATTTTGAATTTTCAAAAGGATTATCCTGAGGTTAAAACCTTTAAACTAGAACAAAATTACCGTTCTACAAGTAATATTGTAGAGGCTGCAAATAGTGTTATCGATAAAAATAAAACCAAATTAGATAAGGAAGTTTGGACGGCAAATGACCCTGGTGAAAGTATAAAAATAATGCGTACTATTTCGGATGGTGAAGAAGGGCGTTTTGTGGCAAAATCTATTTTAGAGAATAAAGAAGAGCATCAATTAACTAATGATTCTTTTGCTATTTTATACAGAACCAATGCGCAGTCAAGAGCCATGGAAGATGCCTTGCGTAAAAAAGATATTAAATATAAAATTTACGGGGGAATCTCTTTTTATCAGCGAAAAGAAATTAAAGATTTATTGTCTTACTTACGTATTTTAATAAACCCGAATGATGAAGAGGCTTTAAAGCGAATTATTAATTATCCTGCAAGAGGAATTGGAGCTACAACGATGGATAAATTAGCTGTGGCTGCTAATCATTATAATAAATCAATTTTTGATATTTTAGTAAATATAAATACAATCGATTTAAAAATAAATGCAGGAACTAAAAATAAATTAGCCAATTTTACCAAAATGATTCAGCGTTTTCAAATAGATGCACAAAAAATGAATGCTTTTGAAATTGCTGATTTAGTAGTAAAAAGAATTGAATTAGTTCAAGATTTGCAAAAAGATGGTACGC encodes:
- a CDS encoding ATP-dependent helicase, translated to MNTYLQQLNEPQRAAVLQKDGPMIIIAGAGSGKTRVLTYRIAHLMEQGVDSFNILSLTFTNKAAREMKERIGGVVGVSETKNLWMGTFHSVFSRILRSESDRLGYPSNFTIYDTQDSVRLLSTIIKEMQLDKEQYKPKQILSRISSFKNSLITVRAYFLNPELQQADLEARRPRVGDIYKAYVDRCFKAGAMDFDDLLLRTNELLTRFPEVLAKYQSRFKYIMVDEYQDTNHSQYLIVKALADRFENICVVGDDSQSIYSFRGANINNILNFQKDYPEVKTFKLEQNYRSTSNIVEAANSVIDKNKTKLDKEVWTANDPGESIKIMRTISDGEEGRFVAKSILENKEEHQLTNDSFAILYRTNAQSRAMEDALRKKDIKYKIYGGISFYQRKEIKDLLSYLRILINPNDEEALKRIINYPARGIGATTMDKLAVAANHYNKSIFDILVNINTIDLKINAGTKNKLANFTKMIQRFQIDAQKMNAFEIADLVVKRIELVQDLQKDGTQEGANKVENIQELLNGIKDFITDKIEMGDDASLPIFLEDVALATDFDSESDDTPMVSLMTIHLSKGLEYPYVYIVGLEEGLFPSGMSINTRSELEEERRLFYVALTRAEKVAYLTYAKTRYRWGKLTDGDPSRFLEEIAPEFVEYLSPKIPTGFGNRFMDSDIFDADDFSSRKVRFEKPMQKQRKEFVSKKKKPNLIPSKSKLKMKVDTSTSIINLFSGEINIGNFVEHNRFGTGEVIALEGKGPNKKAEIKFGTVGKKKLLLQFAKLKVIG